CAATCGCTACAGCTTTACCTGGAACAGGTATCGACTTATTCGTAGGTGTAGGCGGAGCTCCAGAAGGTGTTATTTCTGCAGCAGCATTAAAATGCCTTGAAGGTGAAATGCAAGCTCGCTTAGTTCCAATGAACGAAGAAGAAGAAGCTCGTTGTCGTGAAATGGGATTAGAAGATCCTCGTCAACTTCTTATGTTAGATGACTTAGTATCTGGTGATGACGCAATCTTCTCAGCAACAGGTGTATCTGCTGGTGAGTTATTAGACGGCGTGAAATTCCTAGGTGGCGATTTAGCTGAAACATATTCTATCGTTATGCGTTACAAAACAAGAACGGTACGATTCATTAAAACGCATCACCATTTAGATCATAAACCACACTTAAACTTAGATATTTAATAAAGGAGCCATGTGTATGGAAGAACGTTTCTTTCTGTACGACGATACTGTCGCTACAAAAACTCGTTTCGTTAGCTTTCTGGGGGAAAATGAGCGTCATGATTTAGCGCTTCTATACTCCGATCGTCATTACGGTAAAACGATAGTCCTTGATATGCAGAGCAACAAATTTGCTATCATCGGTCCTGACGATTTAAACGAACCAGGCTACTTAGAGCATGCATTTTCTATGTCTGAAGAAAATGCAGAAGAATTACGCTCATTTTTATTTGAACTTATATAATTTATCTGGTGCACCAGCTATTTTAGCTGGTGTTTTTTTACAGATTGAATTTTGAATTTTCAATCTTATGTGTTATACTTATGAACAAATCTATTTGGATAGAAAGGACGTTATCTACGTATGCCAACATTCACTTTGTAATGGACCAGCAATTGGATAGCATTACTCTCAAAAAAGCACCGTGCTTTTTCAAGGGAGTAGTCTGCCCATTCCCATTACGAAGGAACGTAACGCATCTGTAGTATGATGTTTACGGAGGTTCCTCTTGGGGGAATCTCCTTTTATTTTTGTCTACTTCTCATGTCTTCATACTACAAGACATCCAAATAGCTGTATTACGTTCCTTTGCCACTAATATAAGAGGTGAAGGAAAATGCAGAAAGTACAACTTTCTTGGAGTTTATATGAAAACGAGTTATCCACAATCGAAAAATATTGTAAGAATTGCAGACGTACTACCCTTTTTACTGATACGAACATTCGCAGGCATAACGCAAATGGAAAAAACATATACCGATTTGCAATTTATAAATGTCCGAAAAATCATACGTGGAATCAAAAGCTCCACATTTATAAATCATTTACTGATCATGTCGAAACTGTCGATATGGATCAGCAAGAACAAACTGAAACAAACACGATTATTTCTATTACAGAGTATAAAGAAAGTGGTATAGAAGAAATAACAATAACATTAGAAATTGTTCTCGGATCTCACCGAATTGATAAAGCATTATCCACATATATTTCAGATTGGAGCCGCGCTGCCATTGTGGATAAAATTAAAAATGGTCGTATTCAGTTAAACGGACGACACCTGAAACCAAACACAACACTCACTGAAGGTGATTTCATCTCAATTTGTTTATAAAGGAGACGATTATGCTAAAAATAAGAAAAGGCACAATTGATTTATTGGACGAATTAGATGTGATGTATGCCGAATGTAAAGAAGCACTCTTACAGAACAAAATTTATCAATGGGATGATTCTTATCCGTCGCGAGACCATATTTCCTATCATTTAAAACAAGATGAACTGTATTGCCTGTTTGAGCATGATTCACTCGTTGGTGCTGTCGTGCTAAACGAGTGGCAATCTCCAGAATATGAACGAATTGATTGGTCAGAAACAGACGGACGCTTTCTTATCGTCCATTCTTTCGTCATCCATCCTTCCGCGCAAGGAAAAGGATATAGCAAAGTACTTTTATCCTTTTGGGAAAGCGAAGCAAGACGGATAGGCTGCAAAGGAATACGCCTAGATTGTTTTACAGGTAATCCGGTTTCATTAAGCCTATATGAAAAAAATAATTATATTTGCCGAGGTGCTGTTTACTTTGTAAGTAAACAGCCTCCTCATAATTGGTATAACTGCTATGAAAAAATCCTCTTACAATCGTAAGAGGATTTTTTTATTTCTTCACTTTTCGTAATACGAAGTGTGCACAACCGAAGTTACAGTACTCGTATAAATACTCTGATAAAGTACTAATTTTCGTATCATATGTCGAACGTTGATTACTATCATCAAAGAAACCGCGCAATCTAAGTTGCTCGTAACCCCAGTCTCCAACGATATAATCATATTTATTTAAAATTTCTGCATAGCGCTCTTTAAATGCTTCTTCACTAAAACCGTCACGAAAGTTTTTAATTACTTCGTACTGAACATTATTAACGCTCACCGTAGTATGAATCTCTTGCTTTTGCTCCATTATGAACTTCCTCTCTAAGCATTCTTCTTTTTATCGTATCACAAAGCATAACAACCAACAATTTCAAATACAAAAAATTGAAAATTAGTGCATGCTATGGAGAAGGAGGTGATACATCGTGAAAAAGCAAATTATCCTCTCTCTTCTCACTCTTTCCTTATTTGCAGGCTGCCAATCAACTAATAAAGCCGAAATGGAGCGTGAAGAAGGAAGTCGTGTTCTTGTTTCCAACAAAAACGACATGTATCATACGGAAAACACAAATACAAGGTTAACTAGAGTCGGTTATTCTTCTAAACAGAAGCATGAAGTATCTAACAAACAAGTAGGCGCTATTAACCGTGAGAAAGTCGCCGAAATGATTACGAGCATGACAGTCAAACTTCCTGACGTCACCAATGCCGCTACACTCGTTACCGACGACGAAGTGTTCGTTGTATACCGTGCCAACACAACGGACCCAAAAC
This Bacillus mycoides DNA region includes the following protein-coding sequences:
- a CDS encoding DUF3055 domain-containing protein is translated as MEERFFLYDDTVATKTRFVSFLGENERHDLALLYSDRHYGKTIVLDMQSNKFAIIGPDDLNEPGYLEHAFSMSEENAEELRSFLFELI
- a CDS encoding GNAT family N-acetyltransferase, whose amino-acid sequence is MLKIRKGTIDLLDELDVMYAECKEALLQNKIYQWDDSYPSRDHISYHLKQDELYCLFEHDSLVGAVVLNEWQSPEYERIDWSETDGRFLIVHSFVIHPSAQGKGYSKVLLSFWESEARRIGCKGIRLDCFTGNPVSLSLYEKNNYICRGAVYFVSKQPPHNWYNCYEKILLQS
- a CDS encoding YutD family protein, coding for MEQKQEIHTTVSVNNVQYEVIKNFRDGFSEEAFKERYAEILNKYDYIVGDWGYEQLRLRGFFDDSNQRSTYDTKISTLSEYLYEYCNFGCAHFVLRKVKK
- a CDS encoding YhcN/YlaJ family sporulation lipoprotein, which produces MKKQIILSLLTLSLFAGCQSTNKAEMEREEGSRVLVSNKNDMYHTENTNTRLTRVGYSSKQKHEVSNKQVGAINREKVAEMITSMTVKLPDVTNAATLVTDDEVFVVYRANTTDPKLVTDQVYKTALSIVPRYYKAYVSTNQKLISQIQGLQSGSLNDKEYEQSLDMLKREMSKNPHLNNTGDQTLNNMIKK